From a single Rhodopirellula islandica genomic region:
- a CDS encoding sulfatase family protein — MAERKVSAAEGSSAVEQPSKPNILFIFADDWGWGDLSCHGHPYVQTPNIDRLAREGTDFQRFTVASGVCSPSRTAVMTGHFPARHNIDGHFAWVPSNAKRNMPDWLDPSAVTLPRLLQSGGYRTAHFGKWHLSNDMIPDSPTPAAYGYDQYGAFNCSGEQMPVHEDAVETIRFIEAAQSEGKPFFVNLWIHEPHTPFHVIPKYRWRFRELGLSDADEIYAAVLSHADDRIGEVLDALDRLELTEETLVIFSSDNGPARGSANSKLELSYDTATGAGFGIGAAKGITAGRKGYKASLFEGGVNVPFIVRWPGHVASGESNDSVMISAVDLLPTFCEVGGVDLPETYVADGVSQVASLQGEATSGRSKPLFWKIGARWPATKSRPHHWASFCVVHESWKLLANEDSSYVELYDIVSDPYESTDLKDSQADVVSKLSKQLADWKASLPESPSAEFFSSLRDE; from the coding sequence ATGGCGGAACGGAAGGTGTCCGCCGCGGAAGGTTCCTCCGCGGTTGAGCAACCGAGCAAGCCAAACATCTTGTTCATTTTCGCGGATGACTGGGGGTGGGGCGATCTGTCTTGTCATGGGCATCCGTATGTTCAAACGCCAAACATCGATCGCTTGGCTCGCGAGGGAACGGATTTTCAACGCTTCACGGTTGCCAGCGGTGTTTGTTCACCGAGTCGAACGGCGGTGATGACGGGACACTTTCCGGCACGTCATAACATTGATGGGCACTTCGCTTGGGTGCCCAGCAACGCGAAGCGGAACATGCCGGATTGGTTGGATCCCAGCGCGGTGACGCTGCCGAGGTTGCTGCAATCGGGTGGCTACCGAACAGCGCACTTCGGCAAATGGCACCTGTCCAACGACATGATTCCTGATTCGCCCACACCGGCGGCTTACGGATACGATCAGTACGGTGCGTTCAATTGCTCGGGCGAGCAGATGCCGGTGCACGAAGATGCGGTCGAGACGATTCGGTTCATCGAAGCGGCGCAATCCGAGGGCAAGCCGTTCTTCGTGAACTTATGGATTCATGAACCGCACACACCGTTCCACGTGATTCCAAAGTACCGCTGGCGTTTTCGTGAGCTCGGATTGAGTGATGCCGATGAGATTTATGCCGCGGTGTTGTCGCACGCAGACGATCGAATCGGCGAAGTCTTGGACGCCTTGGACCGGTTGGAACTCACCGAGGAGACATTGGTCATTTTCAGTTCCGACAACGGTCCCGCGCGTGGATCGGCCAACTCGAAGTTGGAACTGAGTTACGACACCGCGACCGGAGCCGGGTTTGGCATCGGCGCTGCCAAAGGAATCACGGCGGGGCGGAAAGGGTACAAGGCGTCGCTGTTCGAAGGCGGTGTCAACGTGCCGTTCATCGTCCGTTGGCCTGGGCACGTCGCGTCGGGGGAGTCAAATGATTCTGTCATGATCAGCGCCGTCGACCTCTTGCCCACGTTTTGCGAGGTTGGGGGAGTCGACCTGCCGGAAACGTATGTTGCCGACGGGGTCAGTCAGGTCGCGTCTTTGCAAGGCGAAGCAACGTCCGGCCGTTCCAAGCCCTTGTTCTGGAAGATCGGGGCTCGTTGGCCGGCCACGAAATCTCGTCCGCATCACTGGGCGTCTTTCTGCGTGGTGCATGAATCTTGGAAGCTGTTGGCAAACGAAGATTCGAGCTACGTGGAGTTGTATGACATTGTGTCCGACCCCTACGAGTCAACTGATTTGAAAGACTCGCAAGCGGATGTTGTCTCGAAGCTGTCGAAGCAGTTGGCAGATTGGAAAGCCTCGCTACCCGAATCACCAAGTGCCGAGTTCTTCTCCAGCCTCAGGGATGAATGA
- a CDS encoding class II aldolase/adducin family protein: protein MTTPSNLETMLELSHFLGDEQRHLAILGEGNTSTKVDDEIFLVKASGSCLQTLSPDDTVACRFDALLPTLKEQRLSDEEIEQRLLASRVDPTAKKPSIETLFHAYLLSLPEIAFVGHTHSIAINQILCSPMAETFAKRRLFPDEVVCCGARSVLVPYVDPGLRLSLEIREKTEAFQKETGALPRIILLQNHGVIAIGKTAGAVKAAMLMAHKAATIFVGAASLGGPTFMSEHDVLRIAGRTDEHYRQKALQL from the coding sequence ATGACCACTCCATCCAACCTGGAAACGATGCTGGAACTGTCTCACTTTCTGGGGGACGAACAGCGTCATCTCGCGATCCTGGGCGAGGGCAACACGTCTACAAAGGTCGATGACGAAATCTTCCTCGTCAAAGCCAGTGGCAGTTGCTTGCAAACACTCTCACCCGACGACACGGTCGCGTGCCGTTTCGATGCGTTGCTGCCAACGCTGAAGGAACAACGACTCAGCGACGAGGAGATTGAACAGCGATTGCTGGCGAGTCGCGTTGACCCCACCGCGAAGAAACCCTCCATCGAGACGCTCTTTCACGCGTACCTTTTGTCATTGCCTGAAATTGCGTTTGTCGGTCACACGCACAGCATTGCCATCAACCAAATCTTGTGTTCACCAATGGCAGAAACCTTCGCCAAACGCCGCTTGTTTCCAGATGAAGTGGTGTGCTGCGGCGCCCGTTCGGTGCTGGTGCCCTACGTCGATCCAGGATTGAGGCTGTCACTGGAAATTCGCGAAAAGACAGAGGCCTTCCAGAAAGAAACGGGCGCTCTGCCACGGATCATCCTGCTGCAGAACCACGGCGTGATCGCGATCGGAAAGACAGCCGGCGCTGTCAAGGCAGCCATGCTGATGGCCCACAAAGCCGCCACCATTTTCGTGGGGGCGGCATCGCTCGGCGGACCAACGTTCATGAGCGAACACGACGTCCTCCGAATCGCCGGACGAACCGATGAACACTACCGACAAAAGGCTCTGCAACTTTGA